The Fibrobacter sp. genome has a segment encoding these proteins:
- a CDS encoding HD domain-containing protein produces the protein MKNCEQKYREIAVIVEKELSCSAHDVDHVWRVYNLAHRLVDKKDRVDIDILLISALLHDIARVKEDSDRTGKINHAVLGAEMAEDILIGLGYPGEKIAKIKHCIISHRYRAEHEPQTIEAKLLFDADKLDVLGAVGVARSFMFAGKYSCKMYSDVPVSRYIKENLDGGKHNGKIKDISRHTPNLEFETKFVRIPERLYTDAAKEIARKRLECMRDFFARLEKEISGMM, from the coding sequence CTGAAAAACTGTGAACAGAAATACCGGGAGATTGCGGTAATTGTTGAGAAGGAGTTATCGTGCTCAGCACACGATGTGGACCATGTGTGGCGGGTCTATAACCTTGCACATCGTCTCGTCGATAAAAAAGACCGGGTCGATATTGACATCCTGCTGATATCTGCACTGCTTCACGATATTGCCAGGGTAAAGGAGGACAGCGACAGGACTGGAAAAATCAACCATGCGGTTCTGGGTGCGGAGATGGCTGAAGACATTCTTATCGGGCTTGGATATCCCGGAGAAAAAATCGCAAAAATAAAGCACTGTATCATTTCTCATAGATACAGGGCCGAACATGAGCCGCAGACCATCGAGGCAAAATTGCTTTTTGATGCTGATAAACTGGATGTTCTGGGGGCAGTCGGAGTTGCCCGTTCATTTATGTTTGCAGGTAAATACAGTTGTAAAATGTACTCGGATGTTCCTGTAAGCAGGTATATCAAAGAGAATCTCGATGGCGGGAAACACAATGGAAAAATCAAGGACATCTCCAGACATACGCCAAATCTGGAATTTGAGACGAAGTTTGTCAGAATACCGGAAAGGCTTTACACTGACGCTGCAAAAGAAATTGCCAGGAAACGCCTGGAGTGTATGAGGGATTTTTTTGCGAGGCTTGAAAAAGAGATCTCAGGTATGATGTGA